Sequence from the Neptunomonas japonica JAMM 1380 genome:
TAATACATTTTGACGTGTTAGGTCCCAATAGATTTCAGGAACATAAAGAATATCTGAGTCTTCAAAGTTACGCTTGAGCTGAGAGCCATTTGCCGCTTCTTTTCTTAGGTCCAGCTCATCAAATAGGGTTTGCTCATATTCAGCAACGACTTCGACAGGGCGTAACCTTCGCCCCTCCTGCCATACAGCATGAACCAAGTGTGCAAGCGTATATAGCAATGCAACATCTTTTCTAATGGTTCTCGCTATGCCAGGGCGAATAACTTTTACAACCGCTTCGCGGCCATCTATTAACGTTGCTTCATGGACTTGCGCAACTGACGCGGACGCTAGCGGCTCAACATTAAAAGCAGCGAACAACTCAGCGACCGGTTTACCTAGTGATTTTTCAATAATCAGCTGAGCCTGCGGGCCGGAGAACGGCGGGACATTATCTTGTAATCGTTTTAGCTCATTGGCGACATCATCGGGCAATAAATCTCTACGCGTTGATAACATTTGACCGAACTTGATAAAAACAGGCCCGAGCGACTCCAGAGCTAGGCGCAGACGAACACCCCGTGGCTGCGTCGCTTTAATTAAGTACCGCCAAGGCATTAAATAGAAGAGAACCCTCAGATACCAAGGCAATGGCAAATCATCAAAAAATGTATCTAGACGATAACGAATAATAGTATGAGCTATTTTCAAACTTCGAGAGAGGCGTCGCACCGGGAAAAATCCTATAAATACAGAGCTAAATCAGCGGCACAAGTGTGCCCGTTCCCGTGCGATAGGTAAAGCGTTAGCCGATACAAACACGGTTACGTCCTTCTTGCTTCGCTTTATAAAGCGCCGCATCAGCCCGATCAAATAATGCATCCTTAGTATCTGATTCTCGAGTCTGAGTCACACCAAAAGACATAGTGATCGTAACGGGCTTACCATGGAAGTTGAAAGGACTCTTACTAATTGACTCTCGTAGCTTTTCAATCGCTTTAGCTCCCTCTTCCGCTTCCGTCGCCGGCATAAGAATAACGAATTCTTCTCCACCAAAACGCGCAACAAAATCAGAACCTCGTAAATTTCGCAATAACACCCGAGAAATCAAACGTAAAACTTTATCTCCGGCTAAATGACCATACGTGTCGTTAATACGTTTAAAGAAATCAAGGTCGCCAATAGCAACAGAGAACCCTTGCTTATAGCGCCCCCAACGTTCAAATTCTTTGTTCAAATGATCATCATACGCAGAACGGTTAGGCAAACCTGTAAGAGAATCAGTTCTCGCTTTTAAACGCTCTTCTTCCATATGTGCTTTAACACGCTTTGTCTCTTCTTCCATTTCTAAGACGTGCTGCATCAAGGCATCGTAACGCGTATGCAAACGCTCGTCGCGATCCTCTTCCCCTCGCTTAAACTCATCCATCGCGCGTACAATTTCAAGAAGCTGAGATGAAACCGACATCTTCAGCTCACTTAAATCATGGGAGTCTTTCACTACCTTGCTAATAGTACCAACATCATTCCGTACCTGTTGATCCAACTGCTTATGTGCATCTCCGGCGGTCGCTTGTTCGGTGTGACTTTCTTCAAGAAAGCCCTGCACCTCAACTAATTGGGTGTTCAAATTAATCAGGTAGTTTTCAAAATCTTCATTACTGGTAACCGCTGCTAGCTGGGCCAGCTCAACTACTTTTGCGAGAACGCCTGTCAATTGCTCGAGTGTTAAACCTTTCTCGATACTGACAACTAAATCATGTGCTTTTTTTCTTCCTTCTCTCGTCAGGTTGAGCACACCAATTAATTGAATAAGCTCTGAACCAATCAAAGATAAATCAACATCAACCGCTAACTGGCTTTTTGCAGTGCTTAGTTCCGTTTTCATCGAAGCCAGCACCTTCACTTGCACAGCAACAAGCGAATTGATTAACGGTGGGAATTTATACAAGCGCTCTACAGAATCTGCGGTGACGCCCTCTAACTCCGCTAGTGTATTAAGCTCCGTAGCACCCACACTAAAGTGTTTTTTCAACTGATGAACCCAGTCTATTACTGCACCCGTAATAGCTTGGGAAGTATCTTCTCTGGATTGGTCTAGCTTGCGTATATGCTTTTCGATGTTAGCAATAATTTTTTTTGATGGCGGGGCCTGCGTAACACTATTGAGAGTATTGCGTAGTGATGTAAGTGCCTCGTCTAAATCAGGAGATTGCCCCTGAAGCCCAAGCGTCATATGAGAAACAGCCAAACGTAACTGGTCATTGTTCTGGCTTTTCTCCAGCTTATCAATTTCCAACGCCGCTTCTTTATACTTCTTTTTCCAGTCGATAGGTTCCTTACTCACTATATCTATCCGTTTATTCGTGGCTACTCGTTCAATATTAGTCCAAAGAAGCCGTATTTCCTATCACACTGTTACGAAAAAGCCGCCTATATAAGGCGGCCTATTTATCGCAAAGCTACCTACTTATTGCGCTAACGCTTTTTGCTCTTTTTCTACGAGGTAATTAACAACATCTAGCATCTGCTTTTGGCCACCAGCCATGACTGCCGTGACACGATATTTACCATTTACAACAAGCGATGGCACACCGTCCACTTGATAACCACGCACTTTGGAGTCACCTTGGTTCATTTTCGTATTCACGGCAAATGAGCTAAAAGTTTTTTCAAATTTAGCTCGATCAACACCTAGCTCAGCATAATAATCTGCTAGGTCATCCATATTTCTAAAACGCTTTTTCTGTAGGTGGACCGCATCAAACATCGGTTGATGCGTTTTTTCTACATCACCTAGTAACTCAGCCGTGTAATAAGCACGTGCCATAGGCTCCCAACTACGGCCAAACACAACAGGTATACGCTTAAAGTCGACGACCTCCGGCTGCCTTTTGTGCCATGCCTCAAGCATTGGCTCAAAACTATTACAATGAGGACAAGGGTAACCGAACAACTCTGTCACCTCGACTTTTGAAGGGTCAGTAGTCTTAACAGCAGAAGGCAACTCTATAAAATGCTTGCCTGCTTCATACTCTTGCGCAGCCGAAGTTGTTGTACCTAAGCCCAAAACCAATAGGACAGACATTAAAGTCTTCCACATATTATTTCTCCGATTACATTGTCTGATTTTTCAATCTGACAATGACGACATTAAAGGGTTCACCCATAAACACAAAAAGGCAGCCGAAGCTGCCTTTTTTATTGCTCGCTTAAGACTTAATACAAGCCTTGAACATAACTAGAAACAGCTTTGATCTCTACATCGCTAAGTTTAGCTGCGATATCACGCATCATTGCTTGCGGATCATTGCTACGCGCACCTACACGAAAATCTTTCAACTGTTTTTCAGCATAAGCAGCATGTTGTCCACCAACTGCAGGAAAACCTGCCGCAGCCATACCTTTACCATTAGCTGCATGACAAGCAGTACAGGCTGGAATGCCTTTTTTAGCCAATCCTGCACGATAAATCTGCTGACCTAGCTCTAACTGATCCTTAGCAACTTTACCGCCTTGAATAGCATTACCAGAGAAATACGCCGCAATATCTTCCATATCCTGATCGCTCAGGTTGTCTAACAAGCCAGTCATCTCGACAACAGGACGAGTTCCCGCTTTTATCTCTTTCATCTGTTTAACGAGATAAGTGGCATTTTGGCCTGCTAACTTAGGAAAGTTTGCAATTGCACTGTTACCGTCTGCACTGTGACATGCCGCGCAGACTGCTGTTTTTCCTTTTCCCGCTGTCGCATCACCTGCCGCATTCGCTACACCAGTGATACCTAAGGTTAACAGTAAGCCGATCAGTAGTTTATTCATGATTAACCCAGACTCTTGTCATTCAGTAAAATGAATGCTTATTTTAACATCAACAAGTGACGTCAAAACAAACCGAAAATCTTTATTATGCCTTGCCACTAGAGCTAGACTCCGTTCAAGGGTAAAATTTGGCGGCATTATAACTTAATATCCACACAAACTGGAACGGTTAATATAGAACCAATCCCTTTAGGTAACCTAAAGTCTATGACTGCTAACGTGAATTCTATCCATTATAACGCTGCTCGTTTTTTGATCAGTGCCGATAAATTGAGCCAGTGTCCAGAAGATAGCGGAGCAGAAGTTGCGTTTGCAGGGCGTTCTAATGCAGGGAAGTCCAGCGCGATTAATGCGCTTACGAATAACGGAAAGCTTGCCCGCACCTCTAAAACACCGGGAAGAACTCAGCTTATCAACTTTTTTGACCTGAATATTGAAGGGTTGCGCTTAGTTGATCTACCTGGCTATGGTTACGCAAAAGTGCCTGTCGCCATGAAAGAGCACTGGCAAAAACATCTAGACCAGTATTTACAACAACGTTACAGCTTGAAAGGCGTCGTGCTGGTGATGGATATTCGCCATCCAATGAAAGAGTTTGATTTAATGATGATCGAATGGTGCAAATCAACGCACGTTCCATTACATGTACTATTAACTAAAGCCGACAAGTTAAAACGAGGCCCTGCCCAATCAATCGTATTAACACTGCGCAAAGAATTAACACAGATATTAGGCGATAAGGTAAGTGTACAGTCCTTCTCCTCTTTAAAGCGTGCTGGCGTTGATACATTAAGCGCACGCTTGGATGAGTGGTTGTCACAGGGGCTTGATGAATACGAAGAGGAATCAGAAGAAAGCTAATAATGTAAATAGATCCCCAGACAAAGCCCTGAAGGGGGGAGAGGGCTAAATCTGGGGTAATGCATCCTGCTATAAATACACATCGGTACTGTTTGTACTGAACTATCGTACTGAACACTCAAAAGGGGAACTTTTACGATGTGTATAACTAATGACCACCGAGTTATCGATTAAGTTCCCACGTTGTCCAAAAAAAATACAGTTTATTGAAACTAATGTGCTTGCTCCCAATTTTCGCCACTACCCGCTTCAACAATTAAAGGTACATCAAGTTCCGCAGCATGCTGCATTTGCTTAGATACCTGTACACTAAACGCCTCAACCTGATCAGCCCTCACTTCAAAGACCAACTCATCATGAACCTGCATAATCATGCTGGCATCAAAGCCGCTATCAGGCAGCCATTGATCAACTTTAATCATTGCCAGCTTAATAATATCGGCTGCAGTCCCTTGCATCGGCGCATTTATCGCTGTTCGCTCTGCCGCTTGGCGCTGAATAGCATTACTCGCATTAATGGCAGGCAGATATAAACGCCGCCCGTATACAGTCTCTACATAACCTTGGGTTTTAGCTTTATCACGAATGTCTTCCATATAATTTTGCACACCAGGGTAAGTAGCAAAATAATGTTCTATGTATTTTTTCGCATCATTACGCCCAATACCCAACTGCTTCGCTAAACCAAAAGCTGACATGCCATAAATCAAACCAAAGTTAATCGCTTTTGCGCTACGGCGCTGATCAGCACTGACCTGACTGAGCTCAGTTTTAAAGACTTCTGCCGCTGTCGCCTTATGGATATCTTCTCCCTGAGAGAAGGCATTGAGCAAGCCCTCATCACCCGACAAGTGCGCCATAATACGCAGTTCAATTTGAGAATAGTCGGCAGCCACAAGAACATAACCTTCAGGGGCGACAAAAGCATGGCGAATGCGCCGACCTTCAGCCGTTCTTACCGGAATATTTTGTAAGTTTGGGTCCGTCGATGAAAGTCGCCCTGTCGCAGTTATCGCCTGATGGTACGAGGTATGAATACGTCCAGTTCGCTTATTAATCATCAAAGGCAACTTATCCGTATAGGTCGACTTCAACTTACTCAAGCTCCGGTGTTCAAGTAGTAACCTCGGTAGTTCATACTCCAACGCCAGCTCTTGTAAAACCTCTTCAGCCGTAGACGGTACACCTTTAGGTGTTTTCTTTCGCACTGGTAACTGCATTTTCTCAAACAGTATCACTTGCAGTTGCTTAGGCGAAGCCAAGTTGAACTCTTCGCCCGCTAATTCATGCACCGAGCGCTGCAGCTCTGCAAGGCGCTGCTCTATCTCTAGGCTCTGCTTACCCAGTAGGTTTGCATCCACTTTAGCGCCATGACGTTCAATTTTAGATAACACAGAAATCAATGGGCGCTCTATGTCAGCAAAAACACGGCTTAACGATGCCTCTGTGGATAACTTTGCATCCAATGCTTGGTGTAAACGCAACGTGATATCCGCATCTTCAGCCGCATATGGACCAGCCTGCTCAAGATCAACTTGATTGAAAGTCAGCTGCTTTTTACCTTTCCCGGCAATCTCTTCAAAGGTAACCGTTTTAACGCCCAGATACTTTTGTGCAAGGCTATCCATGTCATGACGAGTAGCCACTGAGTTCAACACGTAGGATTCCAGCATCGTATCAAAAGCAACGCCTTTTAAGTCGATCTCATAGCGAGCAAGCACGTTCATATCAAACTTAATGTGCTGACCTACTTTTTTATGAGCATCACTTTCTAATAACGGCTTTAACTGCGCCAAAACTGAATTACGATCCAGCTGATCTGGTGCACCCATATAATCATGTGCTAAAGGAACATAAGCGGCCTCTCCTGCCTCTACTGCAAAAGAAACACCTACCAGCTCAGCTTCCATATAATCTAGCCGGTCTGTTTCGGTGTCAAAAGCAAAAAGATCAGCGGATTTAAGCTTATCAAGCCAACGATCTAGCTCCGCCTGCTCAGTAATCACCTGATAATCTACGCTTTGTGGTACTTCAGGCATCGCAGCTACTGCGGCCTTTTCGACTGCTACCGCTTCAATACCTTCTTCAAGCTCTTTTACCCAACTGCGAAATTCATAGGTATTGAAGAGTTCCAGAAGCTGTTCTTTATCCTGTTTAGGATGCTTGATATCAGAAAGTTCAAAATCGAGCGGGACATCCGTTTTAATGGTGGCTAGCAAATACGATAAATCAGCTGCTTCTCGGTTCTCTTCTAATTTTTTTGCCATTGTTTTCGAACCACGAAAACCTAACTCAGCGATATCATCTAAACGTTGATAGAGCTCTGAAATCCCACCAATACCCTGCAATAAAGCCAGTGCTGTTTTTTCTCCAACACCCGCCACACCGGGAATATTGTCGCTTTTATCGCCCATTAATGCCAAGAAATCGATAATTAGATTAGGAGGAATGCCGTACTTCTCCTCAACTCCTTTCTCATCCATGACAGTATTTGTCATGGTATTAATTAAGGTGACATGTTTATTCACCAGTTGCGCCATATCCTTATCGCCCGTGGAAATCAAAATATCACACCCTTGCTCAGTCGCCTGCAAAGCCATCGTACCAATCACGTCGTCCGCTTCCACACCTCCCTCAACAATCAGAGGCAACCCCATTGCACGGATAATGCTGTGTATCGGCTCTATCTGTAAACGCAGATCATCTGGCATAGGAGGGCGATGTGATTTATATTCAGCAAAAATTTCATCACGGAACGTCTTCCCTTTAGCGTCAAAAATTACGGCGATACGGCTGTCGGGGTACTGGTTAATCAAGCTACGTATCATAGAGGTGACTACACGAATTGCGCCACTGGGCGTACCATCACTGGTGCGCAAATCCGCTTGTTGGGAAGCAAAAAAAGCACGGTATAAATAAGATGAACCGTCGACTAATATAAGGGGGGCTGGTTGCTGGGTCATTATCAATCCGTCAGTTAGTTATCCCTGAGACTTTACAGAGCAAGTGTCCGGGCTCACAATCATAGTAAAAATGGCACGACCAAACCAATGGGTATGGAAGAATGAGTAAACAATTACTGATATTACTGGCACTTTTTATGTCAGTTACCGCTTTTGCCGCAGGTGTACCTGGAGATCCTGAAGAGGGTCAGCCAGACATTAGTATTCATC
This genomic interval carries:
- the yihA gene encoding ribosome biogenesis GTP-binding protein YihA/YsxC; this translates as MTANVNSIHYNAARFLISADKLSQCPEDSGAEVAFAGRSNAGKSSAINALTNNGKLARTSKTPGRTQLINFFDLNIEGLRLVDLPGYGYAKVPVAMKEHWQKHLDQYLQQRYSLKGVVLVMDIRHPMKEFDLMMIEWCKSTHVPLHVLLTKADKLKRGPAQSIVLTLRKELTQILGDKVSVQSFSSLKRAGVDTLSARLDEWLSQGLDEYEEESEES
- a CDS encoding GGDEF domain-containing protein → MSKEPIDWKKKYKEAALEIDKLEKSQNNDQLRLAVSHMTLGLQGQSPDLDEALTSLRNTLNSVTQAPPSKKIIANIEKHIRKLDQSREDTSQAITGAVIDWVHQLKKHFSVGATELNTLAELEGVTADSVERLYKFPPLINSLVAVQVKVLASMKTELSTAKSQLAVDVDLSLIGSELIQLIGVLNLTREGRKKAHDLVVSIEKGLTLEQLTGVLAKVVELAQLAAVTSNEDFENYLINLNTQLVEVQGFLEESHTEQATAGDAHKQLDQQVRNDVGTISKVVKDSHDLSELKMSVSSQLLEIVRAMDEFKRGEEDRDERLHTRYDALMQHVLEMEEETKRVKAHMEEERLKARTDSLTGLPNRSAYDDHLNKEFERWGRYKQGFSVAIGDLDFFKRINDTYGHLAGDKVLRLISRVLLRNLRGSDFVARFGGEEFVILMPATEAEEGAKAIEKLRESISKSPFNFHGKPVTITMSFGVTQTRESDTKDALFDRADAALYKAKQEGRNRVCIG
- a CDS encoding thiol:disulfide interchange protein DsbA/DsbL, with the translated sequence MWKTLMSVLLVLGLGTTTSAAQEYEAGKHFIELPSAVKTTDPSKVEVTELFGYPCPHCNSFEPMLEAWHKRQPEVVDFKRIPVVFGRSWEPMARAYYTAELLGDVEKTHQPMFDAVHLQKKRFRNMDDLADYYAELGVDRAKFEKTFSSFAVNTKMNQGDSKVRGYQVDGVPSLVVNGKYRVTAVMAGGQKQMLDVVNYLVEKEQKALAQ
- the polA gene encoding DNA polymerase I, yielding MTQQPAPLILVDGSSYLYRAFFASQQADLRTSDGTPSGAIRVVTSMIRSLINQYPDSRIAVIFDAKGKTFRDEIFAEYKSHRPPMPDDLRLQIEPIHSIIRAMGLPLIVEGGVEADDVIGTMALQATEQGCDILISTGDKDMAQLVNKHVTLINTMTNTVMDEKGVEEKYGIPPNLIIDFLALMGDKSDNIPGVAGVGEKTALALLQGIGGISELYQRLDDIAELGFRGSKTMAKKLEENREAADLSYLLATIKTDVPLDFELSDIKHPKQDKEQLLELFNTYEFRSWVKELEEGIEAVAVEKAAVAAMPEVPQSVDYQVITEQAELDRWLDKLKSADLFAFDTETDRLDYMEAELVGVSFAVEAGEAAYVPLAHDYMGAPDQLDRNSVLAQLKPLLESDAHKKVGQHIKFDMNVLARYEIDLKGVAFDTMLESYVLNSVATRHDMDSLAQKYLGVKTVTFEEIAGKGKKQLTFNQVDLEQAGPYAAEDADITLRLHQALDAKLSTEASLSRVFADIERPLISVLSKIERHGAKVDANLLGKQSLEIEQRLAELQRSVHELAGEEFNLASPKQLQVILFEKMQLPVRKKTPKGVPSTAEEVLQELALEYELPRLLLEHRSLSKLKSTYTDKLPLMINKRTGRIHTSYHQAITATGRLSSTDPNLQNIPVRTAEGRRIRHAFVAPEGYVLVAADYSQIELRIMAHLSGDEGLLNAFSQGEDIHKATAAEVFKTELSQVSADQRRSAKAINFGLIYGMSAFGLAKQLGIGRNDAKKYIEHYFATYPGVQNYMEDIRDKAKTQGYVETVYGRRLYLPAINASNAIQRQAAERTAINAPMQGTAADIIKLAMIKVDQWLPDSGFDASMIMQVHDELVFEVRADQVEAFSVQVSKQMQHAAELDVPLIVEAGSGENWEQAH
- a CDS encoding c-type cytochrome, giving the protein MNKLLIGLLLTLGITGVANAAGDATAGKGKTAVCAACHSADGNSAIANFPKLAGQNATYLVKQMKEIKAGTRPVVEMTGLLDNLSDQDMEDIAAYFSGNAIQGGKVAKDQLELGQQIYRAGLAKKGIPACTACHAANGKGMAAAGFPAVGGQHAAYAEKQLKDFRVGARSNDPQAMMRDIAAKLSDVEIKAVSSYVQGLY